In Procambarus clarkii isolate CNS0578487 chromosome 13, FALCON_Pclarkii_2.0, whole genome shotgun sequence, the genomic stretch tgcgccccaaccAGTGACAAAAACTATCCCCCCTACCCAGAGGTAGGCAAAGGAGCACGAAAACTCCAATGAATGACACTAAAGCTGGCCCCGGctgaaacagcagagatagcgccactccataaaggaggaaataaggcagaggcaaaaaaagtCCACACTGATAGtaataacatcacacatcataaaaatctttgagagtgtaagaagtaagatcacaaaatacatggaatcacagcatctccataaccccggacaccatggtttcagaacagggcgctcttgcatatcacagttgctggaccactataacatggcaccagatgccatggaagataaacaaaatggtgatgtaatttacacagattttgcaaaagcttttgacaaatgtgaccacagtgttattgcacataaaatgcattcaaaaggaattaccagaaaaaaggcagatggatctacaattacctgactaacagaacccaatgtgtaatagtcaacaaaataaaatccggaccatcaactgtaaagagctcagttccccagggtactgtgcttgctccagtactttttctcatcctcatattggacatagacaaggacacaacctatagtactgtatcatcctttgcagacgacACTAGGATtatatcagatgtaaatcaggtctttctatgggcgacagaaaataatatggtgtttaacgaagataagtttcagctcatgcgctacggaaaaaatgaaaatataaaaacggaaaccacgtacaaaatgcagtcaaatcataacagaacggaaaggcaatgtaaaggatttgggtgtactgatgtcagaagaccttacatttaagaacacaataaagtagtcgtcacaactgcaagaaaaatatgacaggttggataacaataacctttcacactagagatgctatactgatgatacttttcaaaacgcttgtgctctctagagtggagtactgctgcacaatgacagcccctttcaaagctagagaaattgctgacctggagagcgtgcagagaacctttactgctagaatccactcagtaaaacatctaatcgACTAAGGGACCGACTAGGAGCCTaaacctgtattctcttgagtgcaggcgggagaaatacataataatttacacgtggaaaagagtagaggggctggtcccaaacctgcacacagaattaagaacatgccttctggtctgcacatgagaccagaaggcatggcaggatgtgcagaatacccccgttgaagagcagatgtgcaccaggtactctgagagagaactctatcaacatcagagccccgagactgttcaacatgcttccaccaCACattaggggcataactggccgacccctcacagtgttcaagagagaacttgacaaacactgccaaaggatacctgatcaaccaggctgtgactcatacgtcaggctgcgagcagccacgtccaacagcctggttgaccagtccagcaacgaggaagcctggtcgatgaccgggctgcAGGGTCGCCGAGcctcgaaatcacctcaaggtagctgactccaagggcggtcaatcaccgagcagcaaaagacacaggggagatagatcccaaggtgacttgtagAAGGCAGCCCCAAGGGcaatacttacagggcacctaggaaaggcgaccctaggcacatgcagcccgagtacttgtgaaagtattcctggctcgcacaccaccacaccacaaggaACAGAGCTGGAGGACAGGAAAACAGGAGCCAGAGACACACGACTTTTGCCAATCACATCAGCCAAAGAACGGGGGGCtgggactcccccttccccctcccacggAGGGGGAAagttgtgcagacagcggcgcggcgacatCATGCCTGTTTTTGTTTAGGatattctgtccactagttcagtagtaatgttaaccagaatagggggtttgttttgggatgcttacctttctgggtgcctgacctggtcgatagcagacatagaatgcttccaaccacactggggtttctataggccactgcgcctcatgcctctctgaggggggccaggttctggctcgtggtccccagtaggcctaaacTCCATGAactactgatgccaaagtctaataaatccatatcagcctggatagttccGGGGAGCCGCAGGAGCTCCCCCTAGAAATGACAAGTTGGATAACAAGACTCTTTCAAACACCGAGAGGATGcaaaagatcctttactgctagaattcactcaataAAATATCTAAATTAATCGGACTGTTAAATTTTTTAAATCTGTAGTCCCTAGAGTGCAGGCAGGAGGAATACACAATAATTTACACTGGAAAAATActaggactggttccaaatctgcacccaGAAATAACATCAAAAAGAGATCAGAAAGCATGGCAGGATGTACAAAATAGctctgttgaaaagcagaggtgtaatAGGTACTTTGAAAGAAAACTGTCAACATGAAGGGCCAGGACTTCAACACATTCCCCCTAAAAACAAAAGAggcacaactggctgacctctcagTGTTTAAGAAGTGAGCTTCATACAAACTTTCAAAGgataactgatcaaccaggctgtgactttaCCAAGGAATGACGATAAGAGACGGGGACTGTGATTACATATCAGCGACTAAGAggagtgagctctagctctttatgccctgcCCTTTAACAAATTATACCTGATTTCAGAAAAAGAGGGAGAAGGGGGTAATTTTAGATTTCCATTGTGATGGGGGGTATTACAATGTGACCAGCATAGGTTTGAGTAATTTGAGGGGGTTTATGTGCTAACTACAGCAAAGAAGAATTTTTATTCAAAGATCAGCAACTCAGCAGCACCTATGAATAAATGGTACTAAATTTTAAAGAGCAATTTCAGATCACAAATACTTACATTCTAATCTGTAATGCTTACTTGAAACTGTTTGAAAGGTCCGTTTTCACATTCTTCAGATTCACCAGTTTCACGCTTTTTAGCAACAAAGAAACTGACAAATTTATTCTTCAGTaaatctttttgtttttgtttctcaTCTTCGGCTTGCTTCTTGGCCTCCTCTTTCTGCTTTTTCTCTTCTTCCTTGCGTTGCTGTTCTTCCTCCCTTTTCTGCCGTTTAGCactacaaaaataaaataaaataaaaaattaaaaatcatataaaaaataaaaatgaaggtTATATCAGTACCAATATTTTGAGCAATACTGGTTTATTAAATGACATGATACCATAAGAGAAATACTCTACATAATATTTTTGTCATATACCTTAACTGTACCACATGTACAAAACTAAGCAtcaaatgtaatgaaactcctctTTCTGGTAGAACCCCTAGAGACACTGTGAAATATCTCTCCGAGATTGATGCGACTATTAGACTGAAGAAGTCACCGGAATTCTGTTTGGCTTACCTCAGAGACCAAAACCAGAACCTGGCTCCTCATACGCATGCAGGACGTGAGTGACAATTCGCCACCCCATTGgaaaaagcatccagaaagttagCCAAGCATTACACATAACTACAAGCTACACATAAAACAGAGATGAAACCACCAAGTAACTCCACAAATTCAAATCGAACTTGAATCATACTAACTTAGTACTGTAAAAATCcataagggccatgacgagggttcgaacttacgtctgagaggatcccagacatgccttaattgactgagctacgacatggtcaaaagaactgcaaccgggaaatcggtccttgtggatttgttcatttgatgcatcatgctattgtgatttctgtgtgtaatgaagtaagggcaaagaggtagaatagcttattggcagagctcgggtgcatgtaAAAACCGGGTTTTTACACAAcccggtttgtgtctcggagactgCAGGatggtcaagttgatttcccggttgcaattcttttgaccatgtcctagctcagtcgattaaggtgcgTCTAGGATCctttcagacgtaggttcgaactctcatcacggcccttgtggatttgttcatttgatgcatcacgctattgtgatttccgcGAGTAATTAGTACTGTACTAACAAGACCCTACCTACAGTTGGCCTTCCTGCCTTGGCTATGGAGCTGATGAACAACCCCACTGATGAATCTagaggagagaggagaagggggtgggggggggggaatctggAAGCCACTGGTGTTCtatcagaaagaggcatttcattacattcaatgctgggtttctaGGAGTAGGCCTTGATGGTTCCCTTAAGTAAAATAACAATGGTGAAATAAAAAACAGGACTTATCAGGGAAGATGAGTGGTGGCAGGTAATTACGAAGAGACCCCTGGCTAGAAAACAAAGCAATACAATACCAACTGGGACCAAAAATATTAATATCAAGCCGCCAGCACCCTGTTAGACCGCAAAACCCTCGAGCCTGAATATCAGTCCAGGAcatgtttgcacctggagtgggttctgagagttctccaTTCCTGGCCTAGGGTAAGGTCTGACTTGTGTTAACTATTGGAGGgatttatcagggaaaagcgtcatgcctttacgattatatagcacttgaaagacatcagaatatggatttgggatgggaatggtttccaaccacttggatggtcagggattgaacgctgacctgcatgaagcaagaccgtcactatcatccagcccaagtggttggacattttGGAAAAGACCATCACCAATGCAGTGTACTTGTGAACATCACGGGACTGAGGATAGATTGCAGGGTGGCTAGACTTAATGACATTGCAGATAACCTGGGAAATGTGAACCTTGGAACAAGGGGCCAAGGAAACAGGATCAACCAACAATGTGTTAATAAAGGCAAAACTGGTGACCAGCAGGTAGCGGCAAATAGCAGCCATTGGACACAACAAATGATGCTGGACAAAACAATCATTAATCACCATAGGACCCCTCTGGAAGCTAGCCGACTCATTCTTTGCCAGGAAACGATAAGGCTGCAAACAAAACACCCACCAAGGCCATAAAAAATAGAACCCACACCTATGGAGGACATGAATCTGCCCCACCTGGCAGCTGGAGGCAAGAGCCAATACAAACACCacctagtaattacctaagtgtagttacaggatgagagctatgctagtGGTGTTCCATCTGAAGGGGGACATCTCTGGCCAACAAGGAAACCATAAATCAAGATGAGAGAAACACCAAAACTGTTAAGAGACCAGGATGGCTTAGGAGCATGAACAGACCGGAGGTGAAAAATGCACAAGACGACCTGTGGAACAGCACCCAAGCAAATCTATGCCAAATGCAGGCAACAGCAACTCTGCCAATGCCAAATGAAAAGAGGTGACAGTACATTATTAACCAAGAGATGATGGTCGAGGAACAATCATTACAAaaagccagcgttgaatgtaatgaagtgcCAATTTTTGGAATACCCGATGGCTCCTTAAAACGGCTGTCACTGATAGAGTACCACTACTTAGGACACATCAGCTGCAAAGTTCTATTGGCCTATTGGGAACGAGAGCCAGGATTTTGCCTCCTTCTAAACATGCACAGGGAGCACCGACATTTATAAAGCTATTTATGTCACTACCGGAAAAGCAACCAGAAATTCTGCGAGACAAAACAGACCACTTCTGACCTCACTAGACCCCAGCCTCTAAAACCACTAAAAGAGCACCCCCAACTATGTAAACAATCAAAATTTCTCCAAACTAGCCCAAACTCATTTGCCCAACCTCTTAACtcgtttgggggaggagggggcagCATGCAGTCAGCTGGTCACACCGCTCTCAGGTTTACGGCAGATGTAATAAACCTCCTAATGACCTGGACGCTGGACGACGGAGGGTGTCGGGAAGCCaccaggactcgcccagaaattggcatttgatTACATTCAACCCTCATTTTCTGATAGGAGCCCCTTGTGACTCACTGAAGTTAACTACCCCACAGAGAAGGAAAACATATGGGTTCCCTCACTTACCAGGGAGGGAACACCACAGTCAGGATGAAGAAGACTCTTGGACTAAAGATGACAAAACCACACAGGTGCACCAGGACCCAGGCACATTAATAAGATACTGGGCCGCCAGAACCTTGTTCGTCCTCCAAAATCCCCGCTCCCAAATATCTGCCCAGGACATGGTCATGAACACAGCTGAGAAAGCGGCATACTTTCTAACATCATGGGCATGGAGATAGACCGCAGACTGGCTAGACTTAACACTGCAGACGATCTGAGAAAGACCATATAAACAAGCATGCACCCCAGTGCACCCCAAGCACAACCAAttagaacacccccccccccccactccaaacAGGAGTCAAAAACTCATGAACAACTTAAGGCAAGGCATTCCACCCCAGTGGTACAGCCTCTCAGGGGCAAACTGCCAAACACACCAGAGAAGCAACTCTGGCAGTTATAGGTAGTTTGCAAGCACCAAGGGAAGAGGATCACGAGTGCATGAAACAAGATATGCAAAGCAATCCCATGTCTATTGTTACCCTAATAATTTGTTCAATTAATCCACAACCATTTCCAAACCAATATTTATTCAGGTTTTCTCAATTCTAAGCTTCTTATTAATCCATTATATTAATTAATCTGCAGAGCCATTATATAAAATTGCCACCCTAAACAAAAATTATTTGATATGCCATTCGTATGAAATGGTAGATCTGTATTCAGAAGTACTGAaaatatgccccccccccccccccaaaaaaaaaaaaaaaaatttaacacacacagatcacactaacgtgatgcatcaagtgaacaaatccacaagggccgtgacgaggattcgaacctgcgtccgggagcatcccagccactgccttaatcgactgagctacgacagggtaaaagggttgaaaccgaagttctactgaacttaatggatcccgtagcctctccgaggcacaaaccaggcttttacacaaccccccccccctgcacctgagcatcatcatatgatgatgtaagggcgaagagggagaacggcctgttgacatagctcgggtgcagggggggggggggtgtaaaagcctagtttgtgcctcggagaggctacgggatccagtaagttcagtagaacttcggtttcaacccttttaccctgtcgtagctcagtcgattaaggcagtgtctgggatgctcccagacgcagggagtcctagtcacagcccttgtggatttgttcaacataTTTAACCTTATTTTGACCTGGACAGCAGTCAACATTCCTTctgacatttatcagcattatgttGTGATGGTAGCCATGCCAAAATTTCCATTGCAtatgaaatataaataaataaataatacattTAAAATATGTATGCTAAAGTAAAATTGatatcaaaataaatatatagtgAATATCTATCCAGGATCCAATTTTAATACAGATTATATTGTTAGTAGACATTTTGGGAGAAAAAGTTGGTGGCAGATTTGCATAATGACCAGTGTGAGCTAATATACAGAATAAGACAATAATCCCGACAAGATACTATACTTCAATGTGACTGCATTAAACATGTGGAATAAATAAGAACGAATAGGATGCCAACACAACAAGAAATAAGAGTTGGGAAGCCACTGTATTAGACATTTAAATGGTTAAATGGTTAAACTGACTGGGCCGAGAAGTTACAAGCCCTACTAGATAAATAGAGACTTGCATGGTAAGGTTGCCCTGTCATAATATAAAATCTGAATTTGTACTCCTGTATAAATTAGCCAACACATACAATACTCACTCCTTCATCTTCTCTCTTTCTTCTTTTAGCTTCAGTCTTTCTTCTTCCTTTTCTTTTTTTATTCGATCCTTTTCAGCTATTTCTTCCTGCTTCTTTTTTTCCCTCTCCAGTCGTTTCTTGTCTCTCTCATCTTTCTTCAACTGCCTTTCTGCTTCTCTCTCCTTTTGTTTTGGAGTTAACTTCCTTTGTTTTAAACAATTAGTTTTGGAATTGGGGGGCAAACACTTCGTATCCGTGCACAATACTTCTGAGCTAGAATCGGCGTCCTCTGTGACTTCCATATCTGAATCTTCATCATCATTTGTTTCATCCAATTTATCCACATCAAGTGTTTCACTTTGTTTTTCTTGTTCCGTTTTATTGTCTACATTCTCTAATACTTCAACAATTTTATTTCCCTGTTCCATTTCCCTTTCCTTACTTTCACCTTTAAAATTACTTTTTTCGATTACACCTCTTGGTGAACTTTTAACCGAGCTTAGGTAACAAGTTATTTTCTTGGCTTGCACTTTTTTAGCCACAGCTTTTCCATGGTTATCATTCCCAGATTTATCTCTATTTGGCCAGCCCTTTTCTTTTATTGTATTACATTTTTTATTTCCAGTCTCATTTTTTCCTCCTTTAATCGGATTTACCGTTGCTTCTTCAGTAATCTTTTCTTCGCCTGCTTTACAGCTTGCTCCATCACCTTCTTTCTCTATCACTTTCTTCACCTTGAGATTTGTGTCGacttcctcatcctcctcctctcttatTTCCTCTGTTTCTATTTTCTCTGCTTCTTTGTCAAGCCCTTCTATTTCACAGTCTTCATTCGTCTCACTTTTTTCTTTTATGTTGTCTGTTACAGTTTCACTCACGTTATCATCCTCTTTACCTGTCTTGAGTGTAGAGTCCACACCAGCAGCCTCTTCCCTCTCTTGCTCcacacactctccaacacacactgCTTTTTCTTTTTTGCTCTCGTCCTCTTCTGTTTTCATTCTTGGTTTATTGTTTACTTCACTTTTGCTCTTTTCTTGTTTTTGTTTCATGACTGTGGGTTCCTTCTCATGTGACTTGCTTTTGCCTTGCTTTCCTACAGGCTTTTCTTCTTCATTGGCCATATcttgcttctctctctcccccacagatTCCTCCTCTTCTTTGCTACTTTCTTGcttttctctctcccccacagatTCCTCCTTTTCTTTGTTAATTTCTTGCTTTTCTCTCTTTCCCTCACATTCCTCCTTTTCATCTGTATTTCTTGCATTCTTCACGTCACCTGTTTCCCGCAAAACGTTATCTTCCACCATTTTATTTGTATCATCCTTTAATGCCATTTTAGGTGCTCTCTCTTCTGGTTCATTGACTTCCTTTCCCTTACTAATTTCCAACTTCTCTGTTACCTCATGCTGCTTTTCTTCCTGCCTCACTAATTTCTCATTTTCTTCCTCAGTTTTATCAATATTCCCTGTCTCTATCTTGTGTTCCTCATGTTCTTCGCTCCTTTTTATTTCAATTCCTTTACCCATTGTTGGCTTTGCCTTTTCCATCTCATTCTTGGTAAACTGATCTTTTTCACACGTTTCTTCCTGATCTTTGTTTTCCTTTGgattttcaatatccttattttctttcaATTTTATTTCTTTAATTTCAGACTTTTTCAATTCACTCTTGTTTAGTTTCTTCACTCCAACTTTATTCACTTTCCTTTCTCTACCTTTCTTTCGCTGCTTTCCAAAAAAGTCAAACTTCACTTCTTTTTTCGTCTTTTCCAGCGAAACTGTTTTCTTCTTATCTTCCGCTAAATCTGTCCCCTTTTTACTAGACTTTACTACTATCTTTTTAGTTCCAGCATTAGACCTTTTTGTAACAGTCTTAGAGGCTAACATTTTTTCATCTTTACCTACAGTTTCTTCTTCTAAAATCTTTTCCTTTGTCTCATCTCTGGCCGGTTTCTTTACCTTTGCAATGCTTATCTCTGTTACTTCACTGTCCTTCAAAATATCAGGATTCTCCTCAGCACTCGTGTTGATCGCCGTTACTTCTTTACCGTCATTAATCTCGGTTTCTTTTGTCTCATATTTGGTTGTTTTCTTGGCTTCTTCCACCTTCTCAATACCTGTCTCTGCAAGTTCTTCATCCTTCAAAATATTAGGATTCTCCACACTCTTAATCACCTTCTCCTGCCCTTCTTTTCTGTCACTAATCTCAATTTCCTCACTTTCATGCAACGAGCCATTTTCATTCCCGCTTTTCTCACTCTTTGTTATTTCATTTGCCTCCTCATCCAGTGGATCCACGGTGGAAGTAGATATCTCAGCTTGCTGAGTAGGTTCCTTTCCAAGAAATGCAGACAGAAGCTTTCTGGTCTTCTCAATAGGTTTCTTTTTAGCTTTGGGAACTTCAACCTCATCATCCACACTGGAGCTGACTTCATCATCTGACGTCATCCGacaactgaaaaaaaaaaaaaaattattcgaGTACCAAATATATGTATGCATGCAAAGCAAGATTTAATAACCTCTGATTTACCAGCCTAACAGTTCTAACAGCTGAATTTGAGATCAATAACTGGAGTCTTATTTACAGTCATTGACCTAGTCCCTTCCCAAATATAATTAACAAATTATTGACATTTTTAACACGTCCTGGTGTAGTGTACCTCTGGATATAATGAGTAGTGTATAGTCCCCATATTGGTCCTTAAATTAAGTGGATGCTGTAAGTGTTTATATTAAGGCTCCGATAGTACAGACAGGTCAATTCTCGAGTCACAATCAAGAATTCTGGGTTCAAATACTAGGCAGAACAGTAAACAGTTACTCAGGAGCTACTGAgcatgtggggttgcatcctggggagggtcagtaattagacCCTAGGGGGTGGGgagaccttgatataagcctaacgtgtactgTGTATGGATAAACTCGCGCCCCATCCCCAACACAATAACTAATGGAAATGTCTGAATTATTATAATGAACACAGTACAGTCAAGTAATAGAAAACAGAGTGCCGGGATAAACTGTGCCCAAGACAAAATTTAAACAAGAATTTCCTAGTTTTAATATACAGTATGAAaaatccagcgttgaatgtaatgaaacgccattctcagggtgagccctggaggctcctttGAGTTATCGGACTGATATATGCTATATTAATCTGGAGCTTCCCTCAATGGTGttctgcctactggggaccactaaCCAGAAcatggccccctcaagagaggcacaggGGGCAATGGCCCCAGGAAAAACCCTTTGTATTTGGGGGTATTCCATCTGCCAGCGAATGGTGTTAGCCACCCAGAAAGAAAGGCAtctccaaaacaaaccccacttggTAGGAAATTGCAAAAAACCCAAGACTGTGCAGAGAAAaagaactccccaaaaagaaaGCAAAGGAAACAAACAAACGTCATTTACTGCCGCTGCTCAGCTTGTCTGGGTagctcaccccccaccccaagaagggagagggggaacccCGGACCCGCATGCCTGCTGCCCACACCTCAGTTTGGAGGCtgagcaataaaaacaaaacgaaACCGCCGTCCGCAGGGAGGAAGGGTGCCAAGGAGCCTCcgtggctcacccagaaaatggagttttgttacattcaatgctttttttctgtggggagccccttcagctccttGGAGCTACATAACTAAAGATAAGCAAAACATgagacttacccaggaggcagcAGCTCCACGTGCCTCAACTCGAAGACGAGACAACTAGCTGCAATCTGCGATCCAAGGCAACACATAATCGACTGGGACCAGGAACATTCACCAAATAACGGGCAGCCAGGACTCTGTTCGACCACTAAAACCGTCATccctgaatgtcagcccaagacatgatcCCAAACACAGTGGCCAGTGCAGCAAATGTACGAACATCAATGGCACGAGGGTAGATTACAGGCTAACTAGGTTTCAGAACACTGCAGACGATctgagagacccgagccctggaacagagaACGAGGGAAATCGGATCAAACCAAAGCACATCCAAGGCAACAGAAGCCAAGGCGCAACCGGGTACAACACATGATCCACCCCCggccctgaccaaccaagcatcaataactcAAGGGCCCCTCCGGAAGCCCGCCGTCactttcttcgccagaaaaggagacggctgcaactgaACAAAATGTCCACCAGAAAGAGCAGAGACCTCTGTGCCGGAAGAGAGCATGAAGCACAccaaccgacccccagaggccaatgccaacagaaacaaaGCCTTTTGAAAGCAATTATGAACCAaagggggccaccacaaaccaaggagaagaaagaaaagagagcaccggTCCGAGGActaggatggctcaggcggcgcacgaacaggcagtAGGTGAAATAAAGCACGAGAACTCTCATGAAATGGGAAAGAAGGGACATCCACCCCAAAACGCAAGCAGGAGTGGCTCCGCCAGCACTGCAAAAGAAGAGGCGACATTATTAGGCATAAAATGAGTCCTGAGagagccaagaaagaaaggacaagacaacctgaaCAGAAATAGAAGATAACCTACTAAGAGAGAGGAAAAGGCAAAATGAATGCCAAGAGACTCCATACTGTCGCCAAGATGAagaccgcaggtgggacaccttcaatgaagccacctgatcaccaaacaAGAGGTGATACACCCGCGACAAAAGGACCAGACAAAGAGCAGAGGAGTAGAATGAACCAGCCATGTAAAGGACTGGCCAGAGCTGCTGGAAGAGGTGGAGCCGCGGAAATACCCCGGGTTTGGACActaagcaagcagcgcctgaaaccaggctgggccggccaccacggAGCCCACAAGGATGACTCTCCCGCAGGAaaactccaaccgagccagaacctgaagcaCCAGTTAGACCTGGAGGAAGAGATACAAGTAACCTCACCTCGACCTGCCCTGCCGAAGTGTCCACCGCGACAACACCGCAGTCGTGGAAGGGCCCCACATATATTGGGAGATGGCAGGACCACGCCGACACGAAGAAGTCCACCACCGGGGGCCTGTACATACGGTAGTGCCAACTGAAGGAGTTGGCGTTGACTGTACATTCTGTGGAGAGGTAAACAGCGAGAATCCACCAGAGAAGTCACCTGAAGTGGCCAGCCCCAAAGAGCTAAGAACCGAAGAGAACCTTTGCTGTTCAGACAAGGAACCACCAAAGCGTAGTCAGAATAGAGCCGGATCATAGAGCCCCGAGCAACCTGAACCCACTGTAGGGAAAGAGAAACGACTGCAAGCTCCtgcactgtgctgtgagcccgacagaaGGACGGAGCCCAATACCCATGGCCAGCCTAGTGAGTACCGGTcagaaagccccagccgagagacgaggaGGTCCGGGAACACATCAAGCGAGGGATtgggaaggcgccaaggcact encodes the following:
- the LOC123757256 gene encoding axoneme-associated protein mst101(2), with protein sequence MDTECEIVGEVKLSPSPLRKQLIQTRLPFSPLDSKTPQKTKSPTNKKKRRLSDSNIPVKSPKTPRSENKKGKPSSDKKPLKPSRKPNEGKAAREKEETTQRNRKRTRITSKAKSDGHESDKLSKLGCRMTSDDEVSSSVDDEVEVPKAKKKPIEKTRKLLSAFLGKEPTQQAEISTSTVDPLDEEANEITKSEKSGNENGSLHESEEIEISDRKEGQEKVIKSVENPNILKDEELAETGIEKVEEAKKTTKYETKETEINDGKEVTAINTSAEENPDILKDSEVTEISIAKVKKPARDETKEKILEEETVGKDEKMLASKTVTKRSNAGTKKIVVKSSKKGTDLAEDKKKTVSLEKTKKEVKFDFFGKQRKKGRERKVNKVGVKKLNKSELKKSEIKEIKLKENKDIENPKENKDQEETCEKDQFTKNEMEKAKPTMGKGIEIKRSEEHEEHKIETGNIDKTEEENEKLVRQEEKQHEVTEKLEISKGKEVNEPEERAPKMALKDDTNKMVEDNVLRETGDVKNARNTDEKEECEGKREKQEINKEKEESVGEREKQESSKEEEESVGEREKQDMANEEEKPVGKQGKSKSHEKEPTVMKQKQEKSKSEVNNKPRMKTEEDESKKEKAVCVGECVEQEREEAAGVDSTLKTGKEDDNVSETVTDNIKEKSETNEDCEIEGLDKEAEKIETEEIREEEDEEVDTNLKVKKVIEKEGDGASCKAGEEKITEEATVNPIKGGKNETGNKKCNTIKEKGWPNRDKSGNDNHGKAVAKKVQAKKITCYLSSVKSSPRGVIEKSNFKGESKEREMEQGNKIVEVLENVDNKTEQEKQSETLDVDKLDETNDDEDSDMEVTEDADSSSEVLCTDTKCLPPNSKTNCLKQRKLTPKQKEREAERQLKKDERDKKRLEREKKKQEEIAEKDRIKKEKEEERLKLKEEREKMKDAKRQKREEEQQRKEEEKKQKEEAKKQAEDEKQKQKDLLKNKFVSFFVAKKRETGESEECENGPFKQFQVKEVMRLAPVNRKHLTEEQQLILDNYLSGKQTCPSKTYIEILKSENYVKGMSNKTWPHEEKKEEIDDDIEIIEDEEDGLENMDGMIEDVVARMTKVKHIKGKLLSFCENRRPAYWGTWNKNSSSVSARRPFAKDKIFDYEYDSDDDWEEEETGESLSDSEGEEKEEEGDGDQYEVDNDFFVPHGYLSDDEGRSDEEDAQAEAVSEDDDSKNKEKLKLKQAEFEEEMKKKTKTLKPRVMGCLWMADKNNNRAYDQLLKILNPHKAVRLCSQLPIGTRYGGVQLADNKDKPEDEAAADDKNGARLKYFKTFPEEAVPSLIRLLHGNRNGKVFLSREFPDFWRNKEVEGNVENMSNPKTHSGYFLARKKVEAKIQELGRWRKCPDEGPSHKVMMWYVPKEIRDKHGLEELSVPNTWNYINKPKERRDIIQDDVEAIEEGSKVPKTKKLIPITAFAKKIPQSPVTTTTSPTSSTNAISQTPDTDISCNPGMSRSPPSAVSADSTSLTPPSSTLIQTPLGKTSSGQSKKKIAFISLPREQETATATAQQASFVSFFKKSEGSSKPANDSKKEKSQEQDNEEMDCITLD